A genomic region of Lysinibacillus sp. 2017 contains the following coding sequences:
- the secA gene encoding preprotein translocase subunit SecA, which translates to MANILNKLFDFNKKEVKRLEKTADKVEALATQFENLSDDALKAKTEEFKTRYQNGETVEDLLPETFATIREASRRVLGMFPFRVQIMGAATLNEGNIAEMKTGEGKTLTSTMAVYLNAITGKGVHVVTVNEYLASRDAMEMGELYNWLGLTVGLNLNNLSKEEKRDAYAADITYSTNNELGFDYLRDNMVLYKEDRVQRPLHFAVIDEVDSILIDEARTPLIISGQAGKTAQLYVQSNAFVRMLKKEEDYNYEESTKGVTLTEAGIEKAERAFGIDNLFDLAHVRLNHAINQSLKAHASMHLDVDYVVQEGEIVIVDGFTGRLMKGRRYSDGLHQAIEAKEGLDIQNESMTMATITFQNYFRMYEKLSGMTGTAKTEEEEFRNIYNMQVVAIPTNKPIARDDRADLIFASMEGKFKAVAEDIAERHREGQPVLVGTVAIETSEVISKYLTKFKIPHNVLNAKNHEREAEIILNAGQKGAVTIATNMAGRGTDIKPGEGVLEVGGLAVIGTERHESRRIDNQLRGRSGRQGNPGVTQFYLSLEDELMRRFGSDKMKSMMTKLGMDDSQPIQSGMVSRAVESAQKRVEGNNFDARKRLLQFDDVLRQQREIIYKERVDVLDSEDMRALVESMIEQAIENAVTLHTQGEKDAWTLDALEDYIAANLLVEGTITVAQLEGKSPEEMIALIQEKVTEHYNEKEEAMTPERMREFEKVILLRSIDTKWIDHIDAMDQLRQGIHLRAYGQNDPLREYQQEGFSMFEDMVAAIREDVAKYAMKAEIRSNLQREEVAKGQAVNPKEEGTAKPKKMPTRKAENIGRNDPCPCGSGKKYKSCHGVGQ; encoded by the coding sequence ATGGCAAACATATTAAATAAATTATTTGATTTCAATAAAAAAGAAGTAAAACGTTTAGAAAAGACTGCAGATAAAGTAGAAGCATTAGCAACACAATTTGAAAATCTGTCTGATGATGCATTAAAAGCAAAAACAGAAGAATTCAAAACACGCTATCAAAATGGCGAAACCGTAGAAGATTTATTACCAGAAACATTCGCAACCATTCGCGAAGCTTCACGCCGTGTTTTAGGCATGTTCCCATTCCGTGTACAAATTATGGGTGCTGCTACATTAAACGAAGGTAATATCGCAGAAATGAAAACCGGTGAAGGTAAAACATTAACTTCAACAATGGCCGTTTATTTAAATGCGATTACTGGTAAAGGTGTTCACGTTGTTACGGTCAACGAATACTTAGCAAGCCGTGACGCGATGGAAATGGGTGAGCTTTATAACTGGTTAGGCTTAACAGTGGGCTTAAACTTAAACAACTTATCAAAAGAAGAAAAACGCGATGCCTATGCTGCGGATATTACGTACTCGACAAACAACGAGTTAGGCTTTGACTACTTACGTGACAACATGGTGCTTTATAAAGAAGACCGTGTGCAACGTCCATTACATTTTGCTGTAATCGATGAGGTTGACTCGATTTTAATCGATGAAGCGCGTACGCCGTTAATCATTTCAGGACAAGCCGGTAAAACAGCACAGCTTTACGTACAATCAAATGCATTCGTTCGTATGCTGAAAAAAGAAGAAGATTACAACTACGAAGAATCAACAAAAGGGGTAACGTTAACAGAAGCGGGTATCGAAAAAGCAGAGCGTGCATTTGGCATTGACAACTTATTCGATTTAGCGCATGTTCGTTTAAACCATGCGATTAACCAAAGCTTAAAAGCCCATGCATCGATGCATTTAGATGTGGATTATGTCGTGCAAGAAGGCGAAATTGTAATCGTTGATGGCTTTACTGGTCGTTTAATGAAAGGTCGTCGTTATTCAGATGGTCTTCACCAAGCAATCGAGGCAAAAGAAGGCCTAGACATTCAAAACGAATCGATGACAATGGCAACTATTACGTTCCAAAACTACTTCCGTATGTATGAAAAGTTATCAGGTATGACAGGTACAGCGAAAACGGAAGAAGAGGAATTCCGCAACATTTACAACATGCAAGTTGTAGCGATTCCAACGAACAAACCAATCGCGCGTGATGACCGTGCAGATTTAATCTTTGCTTCCATGGAAGGCAAGTTCAAAGCGGTTGCAGAAGATATCGCAGAGCGTCACCGTGAAGGACAACCCGTATTAGTAGGTACGGTTGCGATTGAAACGTCTGAAGTTATTTCTAAATACTTAACGAAATTCAAAATTCCACATAACGTTTTAAATGCCAAAAACCATGAACGTGAAGCAGAAATTATTTTAAATGCGGGTCAAAAAGGTGCGGTAACCATCGCAACAAACATGGCTGGTCGTGGTACCGACATTAAACCAGGTGAAGGTGTACTTGAAGTTGGTGGTTTAGCGGTAATTGGTACGGAACGTCATGAATCACGTCGTATTGATAACCAGTTACGTGGTCGTTCGGGTCGTCAAGGGAACCCAGGGGTAACGCAATTCTATCTTTCTTTAGAAGATGAATTAATGCGTCGTTTCGGTTCAGATAAAATGAAATCGATGATGACGAAGCTTGGTATGGATGATTCTCAACCAATTCAGTCAGGCATGGTTTCAAGAGCCGTAGAATCCGCACAAAAACGTGTAGAAGGTAACAACTTCGATGCGCGTAAACGTTTATTACAATTTGATGATGTGTTACGTCAACAACGTGAAATTATTTATAAAGAACGTGTGGACGTGCTAGATTCAGAAGATATGCGTGCTTTAGTGGAATCAATGATCGAACAAGCTATCGAAAATGCCGTTACGCTTCATACGCAAGGCGAAAAAGATGCTTGGACACTGGATGCATTAGAAGATTATATCGCAGCGAATCTTTTAGTTGAAGGTACGATTACTGTGGCGCAACTTGAAGGTAAATCACCTGAAGAGATGATTGCACTGATTCAAGAAAAAGTAACAGAGCATTATAACGAAAAAGAAGAAGCAATGACGCCAGAGCGTATGCGCGAGTTCGAAAAAGTTATTTTACTTCGTTCAATTGATACGAAATGGATTGACCATATTGATGCGATGGATCAGCTTCGTCAAGGGATTCACCTACGTGCATACGGTCAAAACGATCCACTTCGTGAGTACCAACAAGAAGGCTTCTCTATGTTCGAGGATATGGTAGCTGCTATACGTGAAGATGTAGCGAAGTATGCAATGAAAGCAGAAATTCGCAGCAACTTACAACGTGAAGAAGTAGCAAAAGGCCAAGCAGTGAATCCAAAAGAAGAAGGCACTGCAAAACCGAAAAAAATGCCAACACGTAAAGCCGAAAACATCGGCCGCAACGACCCATGCCCATGCGGCAGTGGCAAGAAATACAAATCATGCCACGGCGTAGGACAATAA
- the prfB gene encoding peptide chain release factor 2 (programmed frameshift), whose product MELSDVRNALENTATKLADFRGSLDLENKEARIQELDEMMLEPNFWNDQQGAQVIINEGNGIKAVVNEYSDLLATQENLEMTLELLREEPDEELQEELGNELDDFQAKMADFELQMLLSEPYDKNNAILELHPGAGGTESQDWGSMLLRMYQRWGDKRGFKVETMDYLPGDEAGIKSVTLKFSGHNAYGYLKAEKGVHRLVRISPFDSSGRRHTSFVSCDVMPEFNDEIEIDIRTEDLKIDTYRATGAGGQHINTTDSAVRITHLPTNTVVQCQAERSQIKNREAAMKMLKSKLYQLEIEKQQAQLDEIRGEKDEIGWGSQIRSYVFHPYSMVKDHRTSVETGNVGAVMDGDLDQFITAYLRSKISY is encoded by the exons ATCGAATTATCAGATGTGCGTAATGCACTCGAAAATACAGCTACGAAACTAGCGGACTTTAGGGGGTCTCTT GACTTAGAAAACAAAGAGGCACGAATCCAAGAACTTGACGAAATGATGCTTGAGCCAAACTTTTGGAATGACCAACAAGGCGCTCAAGTAATTATTAACGAAGGCAATGGCATTAAAGCCGTTGTCAATGAATACAGCGATTTACTAGCAACACAAGAAAATTTAGAAATGACATTAGAACTTTTACGTGAAGAGCCAGACGAAGAATTACAAGAAGAACTTGGTAATGAATTAGACGACTTCCAAGCGAAAATGGCTGATTTCGAATTACAAATGCTATTATCTGAACCATATGATAAAAACAATGCCATTTTAGAACTTCACCCAGGTGCAGGTGGTACAGAATCACAAGACTGGGGTTCAATGCTTTTACGTATGTATCAACGTTGGGGAGATAAGCGCGGCTTCAAAGTAGAAACAATGGATTACTTACCAGGCGATGAAGCAGGGATTAAATCCGTTACATTAAAATTTTCTGGCCATAATGCATACGGCTATTTAAAAGCAGAAAAAGGCGTACACCGTTTAGTTCGTATTTCACCGTTCGATTCATCAGGCCGTCGTCATACGTCATTCGTGTCATGTGATGTAATGCCAGAATTCAACGATGAAATTGAAATCGATATTCGCACAGAAGACTTAAAAATTGATACGTACCGTGCAACAGGTGCAGGTGGTCAGCATATCAATACGACGGACTCAGCTGTTCGTATTACTCACTTACCAACAAACACTGTGGTACAATGCCAAGCGGAACGTTCGCAAATTAAAAACCGTGAAGCTGCGATGAAAATGTTAAAGTCAAAACTTTATCAATTAGAAATCGAAAAGCAACAAGCACAATTAGATGAAATTCGTGGCGAAAAAGATGAAATTGGTTGGGGTTCACAAATCCGTTCTTACGTATTCCACCCATATTCAATGGTAAAAGATCACCGTACAAGCGTTGAAACAGGTAATGTTGGCGCAGTAATGGACGGCGATTTAGATCAATTCATTACAGCCTACTTACGTTCAAAAATTTCATATTAA
- a CDS encoding competence protein ComK yields MITNLHQISSYIVTNSTFYLKSYEHRNKIYTLISDKHGETTYANKPLKIIRSTCRLHGSSFEASKYQAKQFFGKSKHKLPIMVAYDFGDPCILFPLFSPHSPQNIWISLHAIANITGSESGSETILTFIDGSEKSFPLHIKSFNHQYVRASMYYKYLILKRSKTL; encoded by the coding sequence ATGATTACAAATTTGCATCAAATCTCAAGTTACATTGTTACTAATTCCACGTTCTATTTGAAATCCTATGAGCATCGCAATAAAATTTATACCCTCATTTCAGACAAACACGGTGAAACGACCTACGCCAATAAGCCATTAAAAATTATCCGCAGCACCTGTCGTCTCCACGGAAGTTCTTTTGAAGCAAGCAAATATCAAGCAAAGCAATTTTTCGGTAAAAGTAAGCACAAGCTACCCATTATGGTTGCCTATGATTTTGGCGATCCGTGTATATTATTCCCTCTTTTTTCACCACATTCACCCCAAAACATTTGGATTTCCTTACATGCCATTGCAAACATTACCGGAAGTGAAAGTGGAAGCGAAACCATACTCACATTTATCGATGGATCCGAAAAATCTTTCCCACTCCACATCAAATCATTCAATCATCAATATGTTCGCGCCTCCATGTACTATAAATATCTTATTTTAAAAAGAAGTAAGACGCTCTAA
- a CDS encoding IDEAL domain-containing protein yields the protein MDKYYSYTDFLKAVGQQSTEYQAEKLLNEIYLDLFISRIQRVHRIEQLKLLIDTSLDQKDEQSFIRYTKELNELHEASIF from the coding sequence ATGGATAAATATTATTCGTACACAGACTTTTTGAAAGCGGTAGGACAACAGTCAACTGAATATCAAGCAGAGAAGTTATTGAATGAGATTTATTTAGATTTGTTTATAAGTCGTATACAACGAGTACATCGAATTGAACAGTTAAAATTACTAATTGACACATCTTTGGATCAAAAGGACGAGCAATCTTTTATTCGTTACACAAAAGAATTAAATGAATTACATGAAGCTTCGATATTTTAA
- the uvrB gene encoding excinuclease ABC subunit UvrB yields MTEIFTIQSEYQPAGDQPEAIKQLVQGLKDGKHHQTLLGATGTGKTFTISNVIKEVNKPTLVMAHNKTLAGQLYSEFKEFFPNNAVEYFVSYYDYFQPEAYVPQTDTYIEKDSSINDEIDKLRHSATSALFERNDVIVIASVSCIYGLGNPEEYWEMVVSIRTGMELERNELLRKLVDIQYERNDINFTRGTFRVRGDVVEIFPASKDEHCIRVEFFGDEVDRIREVDALTGEILGERQHIAIFPASHFVTRDEKMKIAIENIEKELAERLKLLRSEDRLLEAQRLEQRTNYDLEMMKEMGFCSGIENYSRHLTLREKGATPYTLIDYFPKDFLLVVDESHVTLPQVRGMYNGDQARKGVLVEHGFRLPSALDNRPLMFDEFQSKVSQAIYVSATPGPYELEHTPEMVQQIIRPTGLLDPTIDVRPSEGQIDDLIDEIHERIRQNERVLVTTLTKKMSEDLSKYLKEMGLKVEYLHSEIKTLERIEIIRELRKGTYDVLVGINLLREGLDIPEVSLVTILDADKEGFLRSERSLIQTMGRAARNANGHVIMYADNMTDSMTKAISETKRRREIQMAYNEKHGITPKTIIKKIPEIIRATQAAEQEETYITKITGGKKLTKKELEKFVETLQVEMKEAAKALDFERAAELRDMIFELKVEG; encoded by the coding sequence ATGACAGAAATATTTACAATCCAGTCCGAATATCAACCCGCTGGCGATCAACCAGAAGCGATTAAACAGCTTGTACAAGGCTTAAAAGATGGAAAACATCATCAAACATTGCTTGGTGCAACAGGTACCGGTAAGACGTTTACGATTTCCAATGTGATTAAAGAAGTGAATAAACCAACCCTCGTCATGGCACACAACAAGACGCTTGCGGGGCAATTATATAGTGAGTTTAAAGAATTTTTCCCAAATAATGCCGTTGAATATTTCGTTAGTTACTATGATTATTTCCAACCAGAAGCGTATGTACCACAAACTGATACGTATATCGAAAAGGATTCAAGCATTAATGATGAAATTGATAAGCTACGACATTCGGCGACATCGGCATTATTCGAACGAAATGATGTCATTGTTATTGCGTCGGTCTCATGTATTTATGGCTTAGGGAATCCAGAAGAATATTGGGAAATGGTTGTATCGATTCGTACGGGCATGGAGCTTGAACGAAATGAGTTGTTACGGAAGCTTGTTGACATTCAATATGAACGTAATGATATTAACTTTACACGTGGTACATTCCGCGTACGTGGGGACGTTGTTGAGATTTTCCCAGCATCTAAAGATGAACATTGCATTCGTGTAGAGTTTTTCGGTGATGAAGTCGATCGTATTCGTGAAGTGGATGCATTAACAGGCGAAATTTTAGGTGAACGTCAGCACATTGCGATTTTCCCAGCATCCCACTTCGTTACCCGTGACGAGAAGATGAAAATTGCCATTGAAAATATTGAAAAAGAACTAGCAGAACGACTCAAGCTACTTCGTTCAGAGGATCGTCTATTAGAAGCCCAGCGTTTAGAGCAGCGCACGAATTATGACTTAGAAATGATGAAGGAAATGGGCTTCTGCTCTGGGATTGAAAACTATTCGCGTCATTTAACATTACGTGAAAAAGGGGCAACCCCGTATACATTAATTGATTATTTCCCTAAGGATTTTTTACTCGTTGTCGATGAAAGTCACGTTACCTTACCGCAAGTGCGCGGGATGTATAACGGGGACCAAGCGCGTAAAGGCGTCCTTGTCGAACACGGTTTCCGCTTACCTTCAGCGCTAGACAACCGCCCTTTAATGTTTGACGAATTCCAGTCAAAGGTTAGCCAAGCCATATATGTTTCGGCAACACCAGGACCGTACGAATTAGAGCATACACCCGAAATGGTTCAACAAATTATTCGTCCGACTGGTTTACTTGATCCAACGATTGATGTACGTCCAAGTGAAGGGCAAATTGATGATTTAATCGATGAAATACACGAACGTATTCGTCAAAACGAACGTGTACTCGTGACGACATTAACGAAAAAAATGTCCGAGGATTTATCGAAGTATTTGAAGGAAATGGGCTTAAAAGTTGAATATTTACACTCTGAAATTAAGACGCTTGAGCGGATTGAAATTATTCGAGAGCTGCGTAAAGGGACGTATGATGTGCTTGTAGGGATTAACTTACTGCGAGAAGGGCTCGATATTCCGGAAGTGTCACTCGTGACGATTTTAGATGCGGATAAAGAAGGGTTCCTTCGTTCAGAACGTTCACTCATTCAAACGATGGGGCGTGCGGCGCGTAACGCCAATGGTCACGTCATTATGTATGCCGATAATATGACCGATTCGATGACGAAGGCGATTTCTGAAACGAAACGTCGTCGAGAGATTCAAATGGCATACAACGAAAAACACGGCATTACACCGAAAACAATCATTAAGAAAATTCCTGAGATTATTCGTGCGACACAGGCTGCCGAACAGGAAGAAACGTATATTACGAAAATAACAGGCGGCAAAAAGCTGACAAAAAAAGAGCTAGAGAAGTTTGTAGAGACATTGCAAGTTGAGATGAAGGAAGCGGCAAAGGCACTCGACTTCGAACGTGCGGCAGAGCTTCGTGACATGATATTCGAATTGAAAGTAGAAGGGTGA
- the uvrA gene encoding excinuclease ABC subunit UvrA, protein MKNTEIVVQGARAHNLKNINVTIPRDKIVVVTGLSGSGKSSLAFDTIYAEGQRRYVESLSAYARQFLGQMDKPDVDTIEGLSPAISIDQKTTSRNPRSTVGTVTEIYDYLRLLFARIGKPYCPKHGVEITSQTIEQMVDRLMEYPERTKMQLLAPVIEGKKGTHVKLLEDLKKQGYVRIRLNGELRDLDDNIELDKNKKHTIEVVIDRVVIKEGVESRLSDSLEAALKIAEGRVLVDVMEQEELLFSEHHACPQCGFSIGELEPRMFSFNSPFGACTTCDGLGSRAKADLELVIPDWDKTLLENAIAPWESVSSNYYPQMLAAVCKHYNIPMDVPVKEIPKEMMDKILHGSGKEKIHFEFKNDYGSLHKKDIEFEGVIPNIERRFKESSSDYTREMMQKYMTDQPCGSCKGHRLKPETLAVKIQGQNISEATRHSIQEMYDFFSSVELTEKEKQIAKLIIREVIERLKFLLDVGLNYLTLARAAGTLSGGEAQRIRLATQIGSRLSGVLYILDEPSIGLHQRDNDRLIHTLQNMRDLGNTLIIVEHDEDTMLAADHLIDIGPGAGAHGGEVIAQGTPKQVMKNKESITGQYLSGKKFIPLPLERRKSDGRKLKIKGASENNLKNVNVDIPLGQFIAVTGVSGSGKSTLVNEILYKALASKLNRAKVKPGAHKSIEGIEQLEKVIEVDQSPIGRTPRSNPATYIGVFDDVRDVFAMTNEAKVRGYKKGRFSFNVKGGRCEACRGDGIIKIEMHFLPDVYVPCEICHGKRYNRETLEVKYKDKNIADILEMTVEDALEFFGNLPKIQRKLQTIVDVGLGYVKLGQPATTLSGGEAQRVKLASELHRRSNGKSFYILDEPTTGLHTDDIARLLLVLQRLVENGETVLVIEHNLDVIKTVDHIIDLGPEGGDGGGTILATGTPEQIAEEKESYTGRYLKPILERDRERMTAKIDAAKSK, encoded by the coding sequence GTGAAAAATACAGAAATCGTTGTACAAGGTGCACGTGCACATAACTTAAAAAATATCAATGTCACAATTCCGCGCGATAAAATTGTTGTTGTGACAGGCCTTTCGGGGTCAGGAAAATCTTCATTAGCATTTGATACGATTTATGCGGAGGGGCAACGTCGTTATGTCGAGTCATTATCTGCATATGCTCGTCAATTTTTAGGGCAAATGGATAAGCCAGATGTCGATACAATCGAAGGACTATCTCCAGCAATTTCAATTGACCAAAAGACAACAAGTCGTAATCCGCGCTCAACAGTCGGTACGGTAACTGAAATTTACGATTACTTGCGTCTACTATTTGCACGTATTGGTAAGCCGTATTGTCCGAAGCATGGCGTTGAAATCACATCACAAACCATAGAGCAAATGGTCGACCGTTTAATGGAGTATCCAGAGCGTACGAAAATGCAGCTACTTGCACCCGTGATTGAAGGCAAAAAAGGGACGCATGTAAAGCTATTAGAAGACTTGAAGAAACAAGGCTATGTACGTATTCGTTTAAATGGAGAACTGCGTGATTTAGATGACAATATCGAACTTGATAAAAATAAAAAGCATACGATTGAAGTCGTCATTGACCGTGTTGTTATAAAAGAAGGCGTGGAGTCACGTTTAAGTGATTCATTAGAAGCGGCCTTGAAAATCGCGGAAGGTCGCGTTTTAGTCGATGTAATGGAACAAGAAGAACTGCTATTTAGTGAGCATCATGCTTGTCCACAATGTGGGTTTTCAATTGGGGAGTTAGAACCGCGCATGTTTTCATTCAACAGTCCTTTTGGGGCTTGTACAACATGTGATGGTTTAGGGAGTAGAGCAAAAGCGGATTTAGAGTTAGTCATTCCAGATTGGGATAAAACATTACTTGAAAACGCTATTGCGCCGTGGGAGTCGGTCTCATCGAATTATTACCCGCAAATGCTCGCAGCCGTTTGTAAGCATTACAATATTCCAATGGATGTACCTGTAAAAGAAATTCCAAAAGAGATGATGGATAAAATTTTACACGGTTCAGGCAAAGAGAAAATCCATTTCGAATTCAAAAATGATTATGGTAGCTTGCATAAAAAAGATATCGAGTTTGAAGGGGTAATCCCGAATATTGAACGCCGTTTTAAAGAGTCGAGTTCAGACTATACGCGTGAGATGATGCAAAAATATATGACAGATCAACCTTGTGGGTCTTGTAAGGGACATCGTTTAAAACCAGAAACATTAGCAGTGAAAATTCAAGGGCAAAACATTTCTGAAGCGACGCGCCATTCGATTCAAGAAATGTATGATTTCTTTAGTTCTGTGGAGCTAACAGAAAAAGAGAAGCAAATTGCGAAATTAATTATTCGTGAAGTTATTGAGCGTTTGAAATTTTTATTAGATGTGGGGTTGAATTATTTAACATTAGCACGTGCTGCAGGTACATTGTCTGGTGGGGAAGCGCAGCGTATTCGACTTGCCACACAAATTGGTTCGCGTTTATCGGGGGTTTTATATATTTTAGACGAGCCTTCCATCGGACTACATCAACGTGATAATGACCGACTCATTCATACACTTCAAAATATGCGTGATTTAGGCAATACGCTCATTATAGTGGAGCATGATGAAGATACGATGTTAGCGGCGGACCATTTAATCGATATTGGCCCAGGTGCTGGGGCACACGGTGGCGAGGTCATTGCACAAGGAACGCCGAAGCAAGTAATGAAAAATAAAGAGTCCATTACGGGGCAATATTTAAGTGGTAAGAAATTTATTCCACTGCCACTTGAACGTCGTAAATCGGATGGACGTAAATTGAAGATTAAAGGTGCTTCAGAAAACAATTTAAAAAACGTGAATGTGGATATTCCATTAGGTCAATTTATTGCCGTAACAGGGGTGTCGGGTTCAGGTAAGTCAACTTTAGTTAATGAAATTTTATATAAAGCACTCGCATCGAAATTAAATCGTGCGAAGGTGAAACCAGGTGCACATAAATCAATTGAGGGTATCGAACAGCTCGAAAAAGTAATCGAAGTCGACCAATCTCCAATTGGGCGTACACCACGTTCAAATCCAGCGACTTATATTGGCGTGTTTGATGATGTTCGTGATGTTTTTGCGATGACAAATGAAGCGAAGGTGCGCGGCTATAAAAAAGGTCGTTTTTCATTCAATGTGAAGGGCGGTCGCTGTGAAGCTTGTCGTGGGGATGGCATTATTAAAATTGAAATGCACTTCCTTCCAGATGTGTATGTGCCGTGTGAAATATGTCACGGGAAGCGCTATAACCGTGAAACATTAGAAGTAAAATATAAAGACAAAAACATTGCGGATATTTTAGAGATGACCGTGGAAGATGCGTTAGAATTTTTCGGCAACTTACCAAAAATTCAGCGTAAGCTTCAAACGATTGTGGACGTGGGGCTTGGTTATGTGAAGCTTGGACAACCGGCTACAACGCTTTCCGGTGGTGAAGCGCAGCGTGTGAAACTCGCTTCGGAATTACATCGTCGTTCAAACGGCAAGTCATTCTACATTTTAGATGAACCGACAACGGGTCTTCATACCGATGATATTGCCCGCTTACTGCTTGTATTACAACGCTTAGTTGAAAACGGAGAAACGGTACTGGTGATTGAGCATAATTTAGATGTCATTAAAACCGTCGATCATATTATTGATTTAGGTCCTGAAGGCGGCGATGGTGGTGGGACAATTTTAGCAACAGGTACCCCAGAACAAATTGCAGAAGAAAAGGAAAGCTATACAGGACGCTATTTAAAACCAATTTTAGAACGTGACCGTGAACGAATGACGGCAAAAATTGATGCGGCAAAATCAAAATAA
- a CDS encoding DUF4097 family beta strand repeat-containing protein has translation MQNERKRILQLVENGVISAEEAIGLLEKLSTQKESTSSPVMPTMSETKQEEPTQAQEAHKAEPINEEQDKKQSTGFEDIFGKAFNDKDINKKVDEFMNDLKSDLSQFSTRMAGLVSSTLSKLKDFDMDTPFGEKVEFSKSLAYPAEDVKGIELDIANGKVEVVKATDNLVTVDIKVKTQAKGTETATAEQVTDGLVSLTDSKLFVQSTNKFTQVKVQLAIPEKHYDVFIARLLNGGISIENIDAKLIKAKTYNGIIRLENAIFDHAELQTSNGAVEARAVKGDDLEVETANGRIYIDGDLKEVEAESVNGPVVVTTTSAEARKVKARSVAGSVELYVPKTVALEGQIFSNFGKADVGLSDVHVYEEEEQFLLKSVRFNKEVEGAKLLKLVGESRTGTVLVRYTVQ, from the coding sequence ATGCAAAATGAACGCAAACGAATTTTACAATTAGTCGAAAACGGTGTTATTTCAGCAGAAGAAGCGATTGGTTTATTAGAAAAGCTATCGACACAAAAGGAATCCACTTCATCGCCCGTTATGCCAACTATGAGTGAAACAAAGCAAGAAGAACCCACTCAAGCACAAGAAGCACATAAAGCAGAACCAATAAATGAAGAACAAGACAAGAAACAATCAACAGGTTTTGAAGATATTTTCGGCAAAGCATTTAATGATAAAGATATAAACAAAAAAGTGGACGAGTTTATGAATGACTTGAAATCAGATCTTTCGCAATTCAGCACGCGTATGGCAGGCCTTGTGAGCTCAACGTTATCGAAGCTAAAAGATTTTGATATGGATACGCCATTTGGTGAGAAGGTTGAATTTTCGAAATCACTCGCTTATCCAGCAGAAGATGTTAAAGGCATCGAGCTCGATATTGCGAACGGTAAAGTAGAAGTAGTAAAAGCAACGGACAACTTAGTGACCGTTGATATTAAGGTGAAAACACAAGCGAAAGGTACAGAAACAGCCACAGCTGAACAAGTGACGGATGGGTTAGTATCGCTGACAGATAGTAAATTATTTGTGCAATCAACGAATAAATTTACACAAGTAAAAGTGCAACTGGCTATTCCAGAAAAGCATTATGATGTGTTTATCGCTCGCTTATTAAATGGTGGAATATCGATTGAAAATATCGATGCGAAATTAATTAAAGCAAAAACGTATAACGGGATTATTCGTTTAGAGAATGCCATATTTGATCATGCAGAGCTTCAAACGAGTAATGGTGCCGTGGAAGCGCGCGCGGTTAAAGGTGATGACTTAGAAGTTGAAACAGCGAATGGCCGCATTTATATCGATGGCGATCTTAAAGAAGTGGAAGCCGAATCAGTAAATGGACCAGTAGTTGTCACAACGACAAGTGCAGAAGCGCGCAAAGTTAAAGCGCGTTCGGTAGCAGGTTCAGTAGAACTTTATGTGCCAAAAACTGTCGCATTAGAAGGACAAATTTTCTCGAACTTTGGCAAAGCAGATGTGGGTTTAAGTGATGTCCATGTATATGAGGAAGAAGAACAATTTTTATTGAAATCTGTTCGTTTCAATAAAGAAGTAGAGGGTGCTAAACTACTTAAACTAGTCGGCGAATCACGTACAGGCACAGTACTCGTACGTTATACAGTTCAATAA